From one Mya arenaria isolate MELC-2E11 chromosome 4, ASM2691426v1 genomic stretch:
- the LOC128232832 gene encoding uncharacterized protein LOC128232832 isoform X2, which yields MTGIKWAELEKQELADLIQKRKHENEPNTQQVKEETHSFGSKKPRTRPHQRKRAIDLDLPCIDTTPVSSLPGNHVSGVHGNKYFKGSAGCGFSANKKTMSSDLRGNVESTHTSLSTYHHGNQKNSVHNSKTMNRHSGTIAHNSEADVTHKNISSVVGGISNISQFYAARRKQKQASMNEINSQLKGPMSSFSAEKPKSIYKSWDYYKQGKPGRSISIPHTGCKKLITDKPNSHPCGNREADVERAANAEKILKAFGLGQHNKRFVPALAWLPRDTQIRRMRRKKPSLSLHRQKKTRAERNSFERCSKTTVAQLKTTKRKTFFSPAKCPIIVSLQEMTPILSPMKSPFRSPLYKASPPKKRAKKSTSARILFEQTDCSISPEHQKNNISFPELDILELDYDTAIDKTVHFLETIVESSPASINEEVKSLPNRKRQTQEGSIESEKLEICDTAFKCRTVSIKNSDKSNLEHNTDIAEGVPRITVTTNKETALDKSTSTSTESGTTSINKSSKLQYADTSLSEVTGKIQKLTPEVVKLLASEDRLDLVLLQFLEQVNDKRFPLDNMAFRLWTEVVKWFECRTSTEMRYSEDTKQFWRLGYKLFGARFTNFMGGYKHHGQVVRSETVKGYYSPASASINFAVPNDKILRQFVSR from the exons ACCCAACACACAGCAG GTAAAAGAGGAGACGCACAGTTTCGGAAGTAAAAAGCCTAGAACTAGACCACATCAGAGAAAAAGGgccattgaccttgaccttcccTGCATTGACACAACTCCCGTCTCAAGTCTCCCCGGCAACCATGTCTCTGGTGTCCATGGCAACAAGTATTTTAAG GGCTCTGCAGGCTGTGGTTTCTCTGCCAACAAGAAAACAATGTCATCTGACCTACGGGGCAATGTAGAAAGCACTCATACATCACTGTCCACCTATCATCATGGAAACCAGAAAAACAGTGTTCATAACAGCAAAACTATGAACAGACATTCTGGTACAATTGCACACAATTCGGAAGCTGATGTCACTCATAAAAACATAAGTTCAGTGGTTGGTGGCATAAGCAATATAAGCCAGTTTTATGCTGCAAGAAGAAAACAAAAGCAAGCTTCTATGAATGAAATTAACAGCCAGCTTAAGGGACCAATGAGTAGTTTTTCTGCTGAAAAGCCTAAAAGTATATACAAGAGCTGGGACTACTACAAACAGGGTAAACCTGGCAGGAGCATTTCAATTCCACACACTGGTTGTAAAAAACTTATAACTGATAAGCCAAATAGTCACCCTTGTGGAAATAGAGAAGCTGATGTTGAGAGAGCAGCCAAtgcagaaaaaatattgaaagcattTGG TTTGGGGCAACACAACAAGCGTTTCGTTCCTGCTCTTGCATGGTTACCAAGGGATACACAGATAAGAAg AATGCGCCGAAAGAAGCCGTCGTTGTCGCTTCATCGACAGAAGAAAACACGGGCGGAGAGAAACTCATTTGAAAGATGCTCGAAAACAACGGTGGCACagctgaaaacaacaaaacggaaaacatttttttccccaGCCAAATGTCCTATTATCGTGAGTTTACAAGAAATGACCCCAATACTGTCTCCGATGAAATCTCCATTTCGTTCTCCGCTTTACAAAGCATCGCCGCCCAAAAAACGTGCAAAGAAAAGCACGTCAGCAAGAATACTCTTTGAACAAACTGACTGCAGCATTTCCCCAGAACACCAGAAGAATAACATAAGCTTTCCTGAACTTGATATATTAGAACTCGATTATGACACTGCAATTGATAAAACTGTGCATTTTCTTGAAACCATTGTGGAATCAAGCCCTGCAAGCATCAATGAAGAGGTTAAAAGTTTGCCAAACAGAAAACGTCAGACTCAAGAGGGCTCTATCGAATCTGAGAAATTAGAAATATGTGATACTGCGTTCAAATGTAGGACTGTGAGTATTAAAAACAGTGATAAATCAAATCTTGAACACAATACGGACATTGCTGAAGGTGTCCCACGTATAACAGTGACAACTAATAAAGAAACAGCATTAGACAAGTCAACGAGTACTTCGACTGAAAGTGGAACCACTAGTATAAATAAATCTTCCAAATTGCAGTACGCAGATACAAGCCTCTCAGAAGTAACTGGTAAAATTCAAAAGCTTACTCCAGAAGTAGTCAAATTGTTAGCTTCAGAGGACAGACTGGACCTTGTTTTGCTTCAGTTTTTAGAACAAGTGAACGACAAACGCTTTCCATTGGACAATATGGCATTTCGGCTTTGGACGGAAGTCGTTAAATGGTTTGAGTGTAGAACCTCGACTGAAATGCGATATTCAGAAGATACAAAACAGTTCTGGAGACTAGGCTACAAATTGTTCGGAGCACGATTTACCAATTTTATGGGCGGATACAAACACCACGGCCAAGTCGTTAGAAGTGAAACTGTAAAGGGTTATTATTCTCCAGCTTCTGCAAGCATTAACTTTGCCGTCCCAAATGACAAAATCTTACGACAGTTTGTTAGCCGTTAG
- the LOC128232832 gene encoding uncharacterized protein LOC128232832 isoform X3, giving the protein MRRKKPSLSLHRQKKTRAERNSFERCSKTTVAQLKTTKRKTFFSPAKCPIIVSLQEMTPILSPMKSPFRSPLYKASPPKKRAKKSTSARILFEQTDCSISPEHQKNNISFPELDILELDYDTAIDKTVHFLETIVESSPASINEEVKSLPNRKRQTQEGSIESEKLEICDTAFKCRTVSIKNSDKSNLEHNTDIAEGVPRITVTTNKETALDKSTSTSTESGTTSINKSSKLQYADTSLSEVTGKIQKLTPEVVKLLASEDRLDLVLLQFLEQVNDKRFPLDNMAFRLWTEVVKWFECRTSTEMRYSEDTKQFWRLGYKLFGARFTNFMGGYKHHGQVVRSETVKGYYSPASASINFAVPNDKILRQFVSR; this is encoded by the coding sequence ATGCGCCGAAAGAAGCCGTCGTTGTCGCTTCATCGACAGAAGAAAACACGGGCGGAGAGAAACTCATTTGAAAGATGCTCGAAAACAACGGTGGCACagctgaaaacaacaaaacggaaaacatttttttccccaGCCAAATGTCCTATTATCGTGAGTTTACAAGAAATGACCCCAATACTGTCTCCGATGAAATCTCCATTTCGTTCTCCGCTTTACAAAGCATCGCCGCCCAAAAAACGTGCAAAGAAAAGCACGTCAGCAAGAATACTCTTTGAACAAACTGACTGCAGCATTTCCCCAGAACACCAGAAGAATAACATAAGCTTTCCTGAACTTGATATATTAGAACTCGATTATGACACTGCAATTGATAAAACTGTGCATTTTCTTGAAACCATTGTGGAATCAAGCCCTGCAAGCATCAATGAAGAGGTTAAAAGTTTGCCAAACAGAAAACGTCAGACTCAAGAGGGCTCTATCGAATCTGAGAAATTAGAAATATGTGATACTGCGTTCAAATGTAGGACTGTGAGTATTAAAAACAGTGATAAATCAAATCTTGAACACAATACGGACATTGCTGAAGGTGTCCCACGTATAACAGTGACAACTAATAAAGAAACAGCATTAGACAAGTCAACGAGTACTTCGACTGAAAGTGGAACCACTAGTATAAATAAATCTTCCAAATTGCAGTACGCAGATACAAGCCTCTCAGAAGTAACTGGTAAAATTCAAAAGCTTACTCCAGAAGTAGTCAAATTGTTAGCTTCAGAGGACAGACTGGACCTTGTTTTGCTTCAGTTTTTAGAACAAGTGAACGACAAACGCTTTCCATTGGACAATATGGCATTTCGGCTTTGGACGGAAGTCGTTAAATGGTTTGAGTGTAGAACCTCGACTGAAATGCGATATTCAGAAGATACAAAACAGTTCTGGAGACTAGGCTACAAATTGTTCGGAGCACGATTTACCAATTTTATGGGCGGATACAAACACCACGGCCAAGTCGTTAGAAGTGAAACTGTAAAGGGTTATTATTCTCCAGCTTCTGCAAGCATTAACTTTGCCGTCCCAAATGACAAAATCTTACGACAGTTTGTTAGCCGTTAG